A region of Pseudarthrobacter sp. NIBRBAC000502770 DNA encodes the following proteins:
- a CDS encoding PDZ domain-containing protein, whose product MTTTRGGHPSEDHVPGLSPFSSAGTAGEGHSPGEDDGGRPRRRLSTMMVAGLAALGLGIAVGTLPVPYVIESPGPTYNTLGQSQGHPVINVSGHETYPAAGNLDLTTVYVDGGPTGSVSILNAFSAWLDSSKAVYPVELIYPTGTTKEEAQEQSAVAMATSQENAVASALNELKIPFGQQLQAAGLSKDSASAGKIQQGDILKSINGKDITSLAVIQDELAAGKGAPAAVTVERAGQPVALEVTPKDNGQGRFILGVMLKYLFSFPFQVQISLDKVGGPSAGLMFSLGIIDTVTPGDLTGGKHIAGTGTISPDGTVGPIGGIGQKMRGARSSGATLFLAPAGNCDEVAGHIPGGLQVVRVENLGEARHAVELAGSGQDTSALPACTGK is encoded by the coding sequence GTGACTACAACCCGTGGCGGCCACCCCTCCGAGGACCACGTTCCAGGCCTTTCCCCGTTCTCCAGCGCCGGCACGGCGGGTGAAGGCCACAGTCCCGGGGAGGACGACGGCGGCCGCCCCCGCAGACGGCTGTCCACGATGATGGTTGCCGGGCTGGCGGCGTTGGGGCTGGGAATAGCGGTGGGCACACTTCCAGTGCCGTACGTCATCGAATCGCCGGGGCCTACCTACAACACGCTGGGGCAAAGCCAGGGGCATCCCGTGATCAACGTCAGCGGCCACGAAACCTATCCCGCTGCCGGGAACCTGGACCTGACAACGGTGTACGTCGACGGCGGACCCACCGGATCCGTAAGCATCCTCAACGCCTTCTCCGCATGGCTGGACAGCTCCAAGGCCGTCTACCCGGTGGAACTGATCTACCCCACGGGAACCACCAAGGAGGAGGCCCAGGAGCAGAGCGCCGTGGCCATGGCCACGTCCCAGGAGAACGCCGTGGCCTCCGCCCTGAACGAACTCAAGATTCCTTTCGGCCAGCAGCTGCAGGCCGCGGGGCTGTCCAAGGACTCCGCATCCGCGGGAAAGATCCAGCAGGGGGACATCCTCAAGTCCATCAACGGCAAGGACATCACCTCGCTCGCCGTCATCCAGGATGAACTGGCTGCGGGGAAGGGAGCCCCGGCCGCGGTGACGGTGGAACGCGCCGGCCAGCCTGTCGCCCTTGAGGTGACACCCAAAGACAATGGCCAGGGCCGCTTCATTCTCGGCGTCATGCTGAAGTACTTGTTCAGCTTCCCGTTCCAGGTGCAGATCTCGCTGGACAAGGTGGGCGGCCCCAGCGCCGGCCTGATGTTTTCACTGGGGATTATCGATACGGTGACGCCGGGCGACCTCACCGGCGGCAAGCACATCGCCGGCACGGGCACCATATCGCCGGACGGAACGGTGGGCCCCATTGGCGGCATCGGGCAGAAGATGCGGGGCGCGCGGTCCTCCGGTGCCACCCTCTTCCTGGCGCCCGCCGGCAACTGCGACGAGGTGGCCGGCCACATCCCGGGCGGCCTCCAAGTGGTGCGCGTGGAGAACCTCGGGGAGGCCCGGCACGCCGTGGAACTTGCCGGGAGCGGGCAGGACACATCCGCCCTCCCGGCGTGCACGGGCAAATAG
- a CDS encoding UPF0182 family protein, whose product MSRPASTTSTGRPPSRRGALTPTLIVVALVVVGFIFFANVWTDVLWYRQLGFIQVFITENLAKIATFVAGFAIMFAAVFFSIRIAYNARPVYAPDSEVRDNLNRYQAQLEPVRRIVMVGLPVLFGLFAGSAAASQWQKVLLFFNQVGFGQTDPQFKMDISFYLMTLPFLGFVTGFLISVVVIAGIAGILTHYLYGSIRLMERGVFTSRAAQIHIAVTGAAFLVLLGVNFWLDRYSSVQSNGGRWAGALYTDVNAVIPTKAILAVAAALVAILFIVAAVIGRWRLPVIGTAMLIITSILAGGVYPWVIQQFQVRPSEQTLESQYIQRNIENTRKAYGLDAIQETRYDATNNATTGALAPDAQTTANIRLLDPNLISDAFAQLEQYRPYYQFPKALNVDRYEVDGKIQDTVIAVRELNPANVATNQQGWLNQHVVYTHGYGVVAAKGNKFTVDGKPEFLQSGIPSTGVLGNDTTYEPRIYFGESSPEYSIVGAPDGATPREQDRPSGKEGEGETQYTFKGNGGPNVGSFFNKILYAIKFQSSDLLLSDGVNPESQILYDRSPRERVQKVAPYLTVDGGAYPALVDGRVKWIVDGYTTSQYFPYSQQKQLSDATADSQTSSGRAVALPNSTVNYIRNSVKATVDAYDGSVTLYAWDDTDPVLKAWQKVFPSSLKPYSEMSGALMSHVRYPEDLFKVQRELLGQYHVTDPTSFYKNNDVWSTPADPTVSTDVKQPPFYMSLQMPDQQKPAFQLTSSFIPQIVNGNARNVLYGFLAADSDAGNQAGVKADGYGKLRLLQIPPETQVPGPGQAQNKFNSDPTVSQALNLLRQGASDVLNGNLLTLPVGGGILYVQPVYLKSTGETSYPTLQRVLVAFGDKVGFAPTLDAALKQLFGGDSGAAAGDSANNGQTPAGPSAPATPAEADAKAQLKAALDEANSAIQAGQTALAAGDFAAYGDAQKKVSAALKKAMDAEAKIPATAPAASPAPSPSGSPSASPSPSAGQ is encoded by the coding sequence TTGTCCCGTCCCGCCAGCACCACGTCCACAGGAAGGCCCCCATCGCGACGGGGAGCCCTGACGCCCACCCTCATCGTCGTCGCCCTGGTGGTAGTGGGCTTCATTTTCTTCGCCAACGTCTGGACCGACGTCCTCTGGTACCGGCAACTGGGCTTCATCCAGGTTTTCATCACCGAAAACCTCGCCAAGATCGCCACCTTCGTGGCCGGCTTCGCCATCATGTTCGCGGCGGTGTTCTTCTCCATCCGCATCGCCTACAACGCCCGCCCCGTCTACGCCCCGGACTCTGAGGTCCGGGACAACCTCAACCGCTACCAGGCCCAGCTGGAGCCGGTCCGCAGGATCGTGATGGTGGGCCTGCCGGTCCTCTTCGGACTCTTTGCGGGCAGCGCAGCCGCCAGCCAGTGGCAGAAAGTCCTGCTCTTCTTTAACCAGGTCGGCTTCGGGCAGACCGATCCGCAGTTCAAGATGGACATCAGCTTCTACCTGATGACCCTGCCTTTCCTTGGCTTCGTCACAGGGTTCCTGATCAGCGTCGTGGTGATCGCAGGCATCGCCGGCATCCTCACCCACTACCTCTACGGCAGCATCCGGCTGATGGAGCGCGGCGTGTTCACCAGCCGCGCGGCCCAGATCCACATCGCTGTTACCGGAGCCGCGTTCCTGGTGCTCCTGGGCGTCAACTTCTGGCTGGACCGTTATTCGTCCGTGCAGAGCAACGGCGGCCGCTGGGCCGGCGCCCTCTACACCGATGTCAACGCCGTCATCCCCACCAAGGCCATCCTCGCCGTCGCGGCCGCCCTGGTAGCCATCCTCTTTATCGTTGCCGCCGTTATTGGCCGCTGGCGCCTGCCGGTGATCGGTACCGCCATGCTGATCATCACCTCCATCCTGGCCGGCGGTGTCTACCCGTGGGTGATCCAGCAGTTCCAGGTCCGGCCTTCTGAGCAGACACTGGAAAGCCAGTACATCCAGCGCAACATCGAGAACACCCGCAAGGCCTACGGCCTGGACGCCATCCAGGAAACCCGGTACGACGCCACCAACAACGCCACCACTGGTGCCCTCGCGCCGGATGCGCAGACCACGGCCAACATCCGGCTCCTGGACCCGAACCTGATTTCCGACGCGTTCGCGCAGCTGGAACAGTACCGCCCGTACTACCAGTTCCCCAAGGCCCTGAACGTGGACCGCTACGAGGTGGACGGAAAGATCCAGGACACCGTGATCGCGGTGCGGGAACTGAACCCCGCCAACGTGGCCACCAACCAGCAGGGCTGGCTGAACCAGCACGTGGTGTACACCCACGGCTACGGGGTGGTGGCGGCCAAGGGCAACAAGTTCACCGTCGACGGCAAGCCGGAATTCCTCCAGTCCGGCATTCCCTCCACCGGCGTGCTGGGCAACGACACCACCTACGAACCGCGGATCTACTTCGGTGAGTCGTCTCCTGAGTATTCAATCGTGGGCGCGCCCGACGGCGCCACGCCGCGCGAGCAGGACCGCCCCTCCGGCAAGGAAGGGGAGGGTGAGACCCAATACACGTTCAAGGGCAACGGCGGCCCGAACGTTGGCTCGTTCTTCAACAAGATCCTCTACGCCATCAAGTTCCAGTCTTCGGACCTGCTGCTCTCCGATGGCGTGAACCCGGAGTCGCAGATCCTCTACGACCGCAGCCCCCGGGAGCGGGTCCAGAAGGTGGCCCCGTACCTGACGGTTGACGGCGGCGCCTACCCGGCGCTGGTGGACGGCCGTGTGAAGTGGATCGTGGACGGCTACACCACCAGCCAGTACTTCCCCTACTCGCAGCAGAAGCAGTTGTCGGATGCCACCGCCGATTCGCAGACGAGCTCCGGCCGCGCCGTGGCCCTGCCCAACAGCACGGTGAACTACATCCGCAACTCGGTCAAGGCCACCGTGGACGCCTACGACGGCTCGGTCACCCTTTATGCCTGGGACGACACGGACCCGGTCCTCAAGGCGTGGCAGAAGGTCTTCCCCTCATCGCTGAAGCCATACTCGGAGATGTCTGGCGCACTGATGAGCCACGTCCGCTACCCGGAGGACCTGTTCAAGGTCCAGCGGGAGCTCCTGGGGCAGTACCACGTCACGGATCCCACCAGCTTCTACAAGAACAACGACGTCTGGAGCACGCCGGCTGACCCCACCGTGTCGACGGACGTCAAGCAGCCGCCGTTCTACATGTCGCTGCAGATGCCGGACCAGCAAAAGCCGGCATTCCAGCTGACGTCGTCCTTCATCCCGCAGATCGTGAACGGCAATGCCCGCAACGTCCTGTACGGGTTCCTCGCCGCGGATTCGGATGCCGGCAACCAGGCCGGCGTTAAGGCTGACGGCTATGGAAAGCTGCGGCTGCTCCAGATCCCGCCGGAAACACAGGTGCCCGGTCCGGGACAGGCGCAAAACAAGTTCAACTCCGACCCCACCGTCTCCCAGGCACTCAACCTGCTGCGGCAGGGTGCGTCCGACGTGCTGAACGGCAACCTGCTCACCTTGCCGGTGGGCGGCGGCATCCTCTACGTCCAGCCGGTCTACCTCAAGTCGACCGGTGAGACGTCATACCCCACCTTGCAGCGCGTGCTGGTGGCCTTCGGTGACAAGGTGGGCTTCGCGCCAACCCTCGACGCGGCCCTCAAGCAGCTTTTCGGCGGTGATTCGGGAGCAGCCGCGGGAGACTCCGCCAACAACGGCCAAACACCGGCCGGCCCGTCTGCCCCTGCAACCCCCGCGGAGGCGGATGCCAAGGCCCAGCTGAAGGCGGCGTTGGACGAGGCAAACTCCGCTATCCAGGCAGGCCAGACGGCGCTGGCTGCGGGTGACTTCGCCGCATACGGCGACGCGCAGAAGAAGGTTTCGGCTGCGCTGAAGAAGGCGATGGATGCCGAGGCGAAGATCCCGGCCACCGCTCCTGCGGCCAGCC
- a CDS encoding zinc-dependent metalloprotease, whose protein sequence is MTSNPLNPSNGDDTPKDPLTEMLQNLMGGKGMENFDPSELAKAAGLPDDPNLLAQMFSQVQAMMSAPSEGPVNWTLAHDNARRVAAGTSDPSVSAQQSRDVDEALRLAELWLDPVTDLPATGLIGKAWSRAEWVEATLGTWKRLTEPVANSIANALSSAMTEQMPEEMKSMMGGASSMLQNMGGAIFGMQLGQAIGALSKDVVSSTDIGVPLADLEMALLPANVAAFGEGLSLPENDIRLFLAVREAAHARLFVQVPWLRGHLLGAIEAYARGIHIDTSRIEELARDLDPSNPEGIQEALSQGVFMPQRTPAQEQALEKLETALALVEGWVDELTAAATEKVLPAAGALRETVRRRRATGGPAEHAFASLVGLELRPRRLRDAATLWATLKDERGIEGRDAIWHHPDLLPTAEDLDDPKGFSSRRKLAEASDSEVDDALQKLLSGGFDDTSAEEGGAPDTGDAAKDAGDAGGKDDDGETGHPKS, encoded by the coding sequence ATGACCTCCAACCCACTCAATCCGTCCAACGGCGACGACACCCCCAAGGATCCGTTGACCGAAATGCTGCAGAACCTCATGGGCGGCAAGGGGATGGAAAACTTCGACCCCTCCGAGCTGGCCAAGGCTGCCGGCCTGCCGGACGACCCCAACCTGCTGGCCCAGATGTTCTCCCAGGTGCAGGCCATGATGAGCGCCCCATCAGAGGGCCCCGTGAACTGGACCCTGGCCCACGACAACGCCCGGCGCGTGGCCGCCGGAACCTCCGACCCGTCGGTTTCGGCGCAGCAGTCCCGGGACGTGGACGAGGCCCTTCGCCTTGCCGAACTGTGGCTGGACCCGGTCACCGACCTGCCCGCCACCGGCCTGATCGGCAAAGCCTGGTCGCGGGCGGAATGGGTGGAGGCTACCCTGGGCACCTGGAAGCGGTTGACCGAACCCGTGGCCAACAGCATCGCCAACGCCCTCTCTTCCGCCATGACGGAGCAGATGCCGGAGGAGATGAAGTCCATGATGGGCGGCGCCTCCTCCATGCTGCAGAACATGGGCGGCGCGATCTTCGGCATGCAGCTGGGCCAGGCCATAGGTGCCCTGTCCAAGGACGTAGTGAGCTCCACCGATATCGGTGTCCCGCTCGCCGACCTCGAGATGGCGCTGCTGCCAGCAAACGTTGCGGCCTTCGGCGAGGGCCTGTCCCTGCCGGAGAACGACATCCGCCTGTTCCTGGCTGTGCGGGAAGCAGCCCACGCGCGGCTCTTCGTGCAGGTTCCCTGGCTGCGCGGACACCTGCTGGGCGCCATCGAGGCTTACGCCCGCGGCATCCACATCGACACCTCGCGCATCGAGGAACTGGCCCGCGACCTTGATCCGAGCAACCCCGAGGGCATCCAGGAAGCCCTGTCCCAGGGTGTCTTCATGCCGCAGCGGACCCCCGCGCAGGAACAGGCCCTGGAGAAGCTCGAGACGGCGCTGGCCCTGGTGGAGGGCTGGGTGGACGAACTGACTGCGGCGGCCACCGAGAAGGTGCTGCCAGCAGCCGGTGCGCTGCGGGAGACCGTACGGCGCCGCAGGGCAACCGGCGGCCCGGCGGAGCACGCCTTCGCTTCCCTGGTGGGGCTGGAGCTGCGGCCAAGGAGGCTGCGCGATGCCGCCACCTTGTGGGCCACACTGAAGGACGAACGCGGCATCGAGGGCCGCGACGCCATTTGGCACCACCCCGACCTCCTGCCCACCGCCGAGGACCTGGACGATCCCAAGGGCTTCAGCTCACGCCGCAAGCTCGCCGAAGCCAGCGACAGCGAAGTGGATGACGCGCTGCAGAAACTGCTCAGTGGCGGGTTTGACGATACCTCCGCCGAAGAGGGCGGCGCCCCGGACACCGGGGACGCCGCCAAGGACGCCGGGGACGCCGGCGGGAAGGACGACGACGGCGAAACCGGCCACCCCAAAAGCTGA